The following are encoded together in the Capsulimonas corticalis genome:
- a CDS encoding DUF5107 domain-containing protein, which yields MNDRIDNVRVWREDVVIPTYLPHAPDKNPMFLEKRVYQGSSGKVYPLPFTDRIDDTASDQTWSAVWLENDYLKVMVLPEIGGRIHVILDKTNGYDVIYRQNVIKPALVGLAGPWISGGIEFNWPQHHRPATFMPVDFEIEQCIDGSAIVWCGDHDPLTHMKGMHGVCLHPDSAYVELKVRAHNRTPFVQTFLWWANLCARVHEGYQSFLPPDVAHVADHAKRAISAYPFCEASYYGVDYAGRARTGVPASEVPAHFVPPALRPETTWDGLAAYAANDLSWYANIPVPTSYMAMGSREDFFGGYDHLAHAGVVHIANHHLSPGKKQWTWGNHEFGYAWDRNLTDADGPYIELMAGVYTDNQPDFSFLQPGETKTWSQYWYPIQKIGAAQHANLDCAVRLDFDRRSAKVGVSVTSEFDDAEIQLTGADFTQTWRADLAPGDPFIAQCVIPDTLDKEGVTLRVQDRLGRTILKYTPGNTVPADEFAAATEPPAPAEIASADELYLTGLHLEQYRHATRSPVPYWTEAVRRDPLDARCNNALGLWRLKRGELELAEAHFRQAIARLTHRNPNPYDGEPHYNLGMCLRLRMDAAQTPSDTLFDAAYAAFYKATWNQAWGAAAYHAIAELDCRRGEWRDALEHLDRSLRLDTERLGARNLKAVVLGRLGYADEARYLVAETLRLDRLDGWARILAGETMTQDLQTALDIAHDHARAGLYQEAIGLIEKAMRQDAAYSDAKGLSTQSWGAAPMLRYTLGRLYERLGGTDEARRFYQEATAQSPDYCFPARLEEIAVLEAAMRANPQDAHAPYYLGCLLYDRRRHDEAIALWEQSVALAPSFSIPWRNLGIGYFNIAGKPDAARDAYDRAVAAAPEDARLLFERDQLWRRLGVAPEERLSALEARPDLVQKRDDLCVEICALYNQTHQPQRALELLSSRRFQPWEGGEGQALGQYVRTYLALGRKALSVNAPAEARRCFEAALTAPDNLSEAKHLLANQSDIHFWIGEACAMLGDTDSARRHWSAAANFRGDFQEMSVRAFSEMTYFSALSQRRLGDEAQAQSMLSALRDYALALERDEAKIDYFATSLPTMLLFDDDIQKRQETTARFLQAQALAGMGECDNAHALLEAILADDPSHALAAELAGSIG from the coding sequence ATGAACGACCGCATCGACAATGTCCGCGTCTGGCGCGAAGACGTGGTCATCCCAACATATCTGCCGCACGCGCCGGATAAAAATCCGATGTTTCTGGAGAAGCGCGTCTACCAGGGCAGCAGCGGCAAGGTCTACCCCCTGCCCTTCACCGACCGCATTGACGACACGGCGTCCGATCAGACCTGGAGCGCCGTCTGGCTGGAGAACGATTATCTCAAGGTGATGGTCCTGCCGGAGATCGGCGGACGCATCCACGTCATCCTGGACAAGACCAATGGATACGACGTGATCTACCGGCAAAACGTGATCAAGCCGGCGCTGGTGGGTCTCGCGGGGCCGTGGATCTCGGGCGGCATCGAGTTCAACTGGCCGCAGCACCACCGACCGGCGACATTTATGCCGGTCGATTTTGAGATCGAGCAGTGTATCGACGGCTCCGCGATCGTCTGGTGCGGCGACCACGATCCGTTGACGCATATGAAGGGAATGCACGGCGTCTGCCTGCATCCAGACAGTGCGTACGTGGAGCTCAAAGTCCGGGCGCATAACCGCACGCCCTTCGTGCAGACGTTTCTATGGTGGGCGAATCTCTGCGCCCGCGTCCACGAAGGCTATCAATCGTTCCTGCCGCCCGATGTCGCGCACGTCGCCGACCACGCCAAGCGCGCCATCAGCGCTTATCCCTTCTGCGAAGCCTCCTATTACGGCGTGGACTACGCCGGCCGCGCGCGGACCGGCGTCCCGGCGTCGGAGGTCCCCGCGCACTTCGTCCCGCCGGCGCTGCGCCCGGAAACAACCTGGGACGGTCTCGCGGCCTACGCCGCCAACGATCTCTCCTGGTACGCCAATATCCCCGTCCCGACGTCTTATATGGCGATGGGCTCCCGCGAGGATTTCTTCGGCGGTTACGACCATCTAGCGCACGCGGGCGTGGTGCATATCGCGAATCATCATCTCTCGCCAGGCAAGAAGCAATGGACCTGGGGCAACCATGAGTTCGGATACGCCTGGGATCGCAACCTGACCGACGCGGACGGCCCCTATATCGAACTGATGGCCGGCGTCTACACCGACAACCAGCCGGACTTCTCGTTTTTGCAGCCCGGAGAAACCAAGACCTGGAGCCAGTACTGGTATCCCATCCAGAAGATCGGCGCCGCGCAGCATGCAAATCTTGACTGCGCCGTCCGGCTGGACTTCGATCGGCGCTCGGCGAAGGTCGGCGTGAGCGTCACGTCGGAGTTCGATGACGCCGAAATCCAGCTCACCGGCGCCGACTTCACCCAGACCTGGCGAGCGGACCTGGCGCCGGGCGATCCGTTTATCGCGCAATGCGTGATCCCAGACACGCTGGACAAAGAGGGCGTCACTCTGCGCGTTCAAGATCGACTCGGCCGAACGATCCTCAAGTACACTCCGGGGAACACGGTCCCGGCGGATGAGTTCGCCGCCGCGACGGAGCCGCCGGCGCCCGCCGAGATCGCCAGCGCGGACGAGCTTTATCTGACCGGGCTGCACCTGGAACAGTATCGGCACGCGACCCGCAGCCCCGTTCCCTACTGGACGGAAGCCGTGCGCCGCGATCCGCTCGACGCGCGCTGCAACAACGCCCTCGGCCTCTGGCGCCTGAAGCGGGGTGAATTGGAGCTTGCCGAAGCGCACTTCCGTCAGGCGATTGCGCGCCTTACCCATCGCAATCCGAACCCGTACGACGGCGAGCCGCACTACAACCTCGGAATGTGCCTTCGGTTGCGGATGGACGCCGCACAAACGCCGTCCGACACGCTCTTCGACGCCGCCTACGCGGCGTTCTACAAGGCGACCTGGAATCAGGCATGGGGCGCGGCGGCTTATCACGCCATCGCCGAACTCGACTGCCGGCGCGGTGAATGGCGCGACGCCCTGGAGCACCTGGACCGCTCCCTGCGCCTGGACACGGAGCGCCTGGGCGCGCGCAATCTCAAAGCGGTTGTCCTGGGCAGGCTGGGATATGCCGATGAAGCCCGCTATCTGGTCGCGGAGACACTGCGGCTGGATCGCCTGGACGGCTGGGCGCGGATTCTCGCCGGCGAAACAATGACGCAGGACTTGCAGACGGCGCTCGATATCGCGCACGATCACGCGCGGGCGGGTCTCTACCAAGAAGCGATTGGGCTCATCGAAAAGGCCATGCGCCAGGATGCGGCGTATTCCGACGCCAAGGGGCTTTCCACGCAAAGCTGGGGCGCAGCGCCGATGCTGCGCTATACGCTCGGCCGTCTGTACGAACGGCTCGGCGGAACCGACGAAGCGCGGCGCTTCTATCAGGAAGCGACGGCGCAGTCGCCGGATTACTGCTTTCCCGCGCGTTTGGAAGAAATCGCGGTGCTGGAAGCCGCCATGCGCGCCAATCCTCAGGACGCCCATGCGCCCTACTACCTCGGCTGCCTGCTCTACGACCGACGACGCCACGACGAAGCGATCGCGCTCTGGGAGCAAAGCGTCGCCCTCGCCCCCTCGTTCTCCATTCCATGGCGCAATCTGGGAATCGGCTACTTCAACATTGCCGGCAAACCCGACGCCGCGCGCGACGCCTATGACCGCGCCGTGGCCGCCGCGCCGGAAGACGCCCGTCTTCTCTTCGAGCGCGACCAGCTCTGGCGACGCCTGGGCGTCGCCCCCGAGGAGCGCCTGAGCGCGCTGGAGGCGCGGCCGGATCTCGTCCAAAAGCGCGACGATCTGTGCGTGGAGATCTGCGCCCTTTACAACCAGACCCATCAGCCCCAGCGCGCCTTGGAATTGCTCTCGTCTCGCCGCTTCCAGCCCTGGGAAGGCGGCGAGGGCCAGGCGCTCGGCCAGTATGTCCGCACCTACCTCGCGCTGGGCCGCAAGGCGCTGAGCGTGAACGCTCCCGCCGAAGCCCGCCGCTGCTTCGAGGCCGCATTGACCGCGCCCGACAACCTGAGCGAAGCCAAGCACCTGCTGGCGAATCAGAGCGACATCCACTTCTGGATCGGCGAAGCCTGCGCCATGCTCGGCGATACGGACAGCGCGCGCCGTCACTGGTCGGCGGCGGCCAACTTCCGGGGCGACTTCCAGGAGATGAGCGTCCGCGCCTTCTCGGAAATGACCTACTTCTCCGCCCTGTCGCAGCGCAGACTCGGCGACGAAGCGCAAGCGCAGTCCATGCTCTCCGCGCTGCGCGACTACGCCCTGGCGCTGGAGCGCGACGAAGCAAAGATCGACTACTTCGCCACCTCCCTGCCCACCATGCTGCTGTTCGACGACGACATTCAAAAGCGCCAGGAAACCACCGCCCGCTTCCTGCAAGCGCAGGCGCTGGCGGGCATGGGCGAGTGTGACAACGCCCACGCCTTGCTCGAAGCAATTCTGGCGGACGACCCCAGCCACGCGCTCGCGGCGGAGCTGGCGGGGAGTATTGGATAG
- a CDS encoding carbohydrate-binding protein, with protein MKLSTDRRIPSLSKAMTHLSVFAFIAILPPSVCANAQTWPGPTWNEFSGVNHGEEGDALDNVAYGWTRPNPARSYSEIWWGTIEATQGTWNQAVINNYGANALQWPGGSSRTLRVLDGIPSWQSNNPSVWGSDWTNYVTKVVQTLRAAPYNIQYYQIWNEAYSPASSFWPDGSWADYFNYVLNPTGQLIHQLGGKAVYGGYPSTPTSSVQEYVNQLDTYNAWGNIDVLDMHYYNAWHMDSLRKAANSRGYSKLAIWQTECGWTYDQVYVANNYPRTLYWGLSNQWNAADKYKLFYFVRDGSDNRSIYNGSTLTFHGQQLKELGLLFGGGTIAAYPGVKTSIAGLSGADPVPTNRSIETFSVGNNIIAAVHLAPADYNNNANVTLTFPFPLSQVTTAERVDLTGNRVNLTATGGAATTSVTVATHDASGSSALSWNGGAVSNSEPSTFYVVLTTAGARQANVPYSGGAAAIPGVFDACNYNTGGQNVGYNVASVNGTANSYRPDGVDLETTSDAAGGYDIGWAAAGQWFKYTVNVATAGTYAVTFRVAAPSAVTNAFHLTSSAGSAATGEVSIPASGGYQNWTTVTANITLAAGSQALTLTQDNPGWNFRWMGFGPNKAPFGGTPAAVPGVVEAENYDTGGQGIAYNQTVNGGQTAYRADNNSAVGADASASNGYCVGSSNAGQWLRYTVNVASGGAYTLGFRASSGATGGRFHLQDERGNNLTGTVNIPSTGGWSTYTTVSVSGVNLTPGLHVFTLMEDTSGFNIDSITFTAPLPIGHRIALYSPTAGYYVSTDQTDSTYLKASLAASPSTWEYFDVRDAGSGNIALLSEQTGKYVSVDMNQSSRVLRADLGTTIGAWEPFKWVSLGGSNVALQATIDSDYVSYNPNDVKRLEAQWATSPGDWETFSWMDLGLH; from the coding sequence ATGAAACTGAGTACTGATCGTCGAATTCCGTCACTTTCGAAGGCGATGACGCACTTGAGCGTATTTGCTTTTATCGCAATATTACCACCTTCGGTATGCGCGAACGCCCAAACGTGGCCCGGTCCGACCTGGAACGAATTCTCTGGAGTGAACCATGGCGAAGAGGGCGACGCTCTGGATAACGTCGCGTATGGCTGGACCCGCCCCAACCCCGCAAGGTCCTACTCTGAGATTTGGTGGGGGACGATTGAGGCGACGCAGGGAACCTGGAATCAGGCGGTGATCAATAATTACGGCGCCAATGCGCTCCAGTGGCCTGGGGGAAGCTCCCGCACCCTGCGCGTCCTCGACGGCATCCCCAGTTGGCAGAGCAATAACCCCAGCGTCTGGGGGTCGGATTGGACCAATTACGTCACCAAGGTCGTGCAGACCCTGCGCGCCGCTCCCTATAACATCCAGTATTACCAGATCTGGAACGAAGCCTACTCGCCCGCCAGCTCGTTCTGGCCCGACGGTTCCTGGGCCGATTACTTCAACTACGTCCTCAATCCAACCGGTCAGCTCATCCATCAATTGGGCGGAAAAGCCGTTTATGGCGGTTACCCCTCCACTCCCACGTCCTCGGTCCAGGAGTATGTCAACCAGCTCGATACTTACAACGCCTGGGGCAACATCGACGTACTGGACATGCATTACTACAATGCGTGGCACATGGATAGCCTGCGCAAGGCGGCCAATTCCCGGGGCTATTCCAAACTCGCGATCTGGCAAACGGAATGCGGCTGGACCTACGACCAGGTCTATGTCGCCAACAACTATCCCCGAACGCTCTATTGGGGGCTCAGCAATCAATGGAACGCGGCCGACAAGTATAAGCTGTTCTACTTTGTCCGGGATGGAAGCGACAACCGATCGATTTACAACGGCTCCACGCTCACCTTTCACGGTCAGCAGTTAAAAGAGCTGGGACTGCTGTTCGGCGGCGGAACGATCGCCGCGTACCCAGGCGTCAAAACTTCCATCGCCGGTCTGAGCGGCGCGGATCCCGTCCCAACAAACCGGTCGATCGAGACGTTCAGCGTCGGCAACAATATCATCGCCGCCGTCCATCTCGCCCCCGCCGATTATAACAATAACGCCAATGTTACGCTCACATTCCCTTTCCCCCTCAGTCAAGTGACCACGGCCGAACGCGTCGATCTGACGGGAAACCGAGTGAACCTGACAGCGACGGGAGGCGCCGCGACGACCTCGGTCACCGTCGCCACCCACGATGCGTCTGGCTCCTCCGCCCTTTCCTGGAACGGCGGCGCGGTTTCCAATAGCGAACCGAGCACCTTCTATGTCGTGCTGACGACGGCCGGGGCGCGTCAGGCGAACGTCCCCTACAGCGGCGGAGCGGCGGCGATCCCGGGCGTGTTCGACGCCTGCAACTACAATACCGGCGGACAGAACGTCGGCTACAACGTCGCATCCGTCAATGGAACGGCGAACAGCTACCGCCCCGACGGGGTAGACCTCGAAACGACGTCGGACGCCGCCGGCGGCTACGATATCGGCTGGGCCGCCGCCGGTCAGTGGTTCAAGTACACCGTCAACGTGGCGACGGCCGGGACTTACGCGGTCACGTTCCGCGTGGCGGCCCCCAGCGCCGTCACGAACGCGTTTCATCTGACAAGTTCGGCAGGGAGCGCGGCCACGGGGGAAGTCAGCATTCCCGCCTCCGGCGGATATCAGAACTGGACCACGGTGACGGCGAACATCACGCTGGCGGCCGGCTCGCAGGCGCTGACGCTGACTCAGGACAATCCCGGCTGGAACTTCCGTTGGATGGGGTTCGGCCCCAACAAAGCTCCGTTCGGCGGAACGCCGGCGGCCGTCCCCGGCGTGGTCGAGGCGGAGAACTACGACACCGGCGGCCAGGGAATTGCGTATAACCAGACGGTCAACGGCGGCCAGACCGCTTATCGCGCCGATAACAATTCGGCGGTCGGGGCCGACGCCAGCGCCAGCAACGGCTATTGCGTCGGATCTTCCAACGCCGGCCAGTGGCTGCGGTACACGGTCAATGTCGCCTCGGGCGGCGCCTACACCCTCGGATTCCGGGCTTCGTCCGGCGCCACCGGCGGCCGCTTCCACTTGCAGGATGAGCGCGGCAACAACCTCACGGGAACCGTCAACATTCCGAGCACCGGCGGATGGTCGACTTACACGACCGTCAGCGTCAGCGGCGTCAATCTCACGCCCGGCCTGCACGTATTTACTCTCATGGAGGACACCAGCGGCTTCAATATCGACTCGATCACCTTCACCGCGCCATTGCCCATTGGGCATCGGATCGCGCTTTATTCCCCGACCGCGGGCTACTACGTCTCGACGGACCAGACCGACAGCACCTATCTGAAGGCGTCGCTCGCAGCATCGCCGAGCACATGGGAATACTTCGACGTCCGCGACGCCGGCAGCGGCAATATCGCCTTGCTCAGCGAGCAGACCGGAAAATACGTGTCGGTGGACATGAACCAGTCGAGCCGGGTGCTGCGCGCCGACCTCGGGACAACGATCGGCGCGTGGGAGCCCTTCAAATGGGTGAGCCTGGGAGGAAGCAATGTGGCGCTGCAAGCGACGATCGACAGCGACTACGTGAGTTATAATCCGAATGACGTCAAGCGTCTGGAGGCGCAGTGGGCCACGTCGCCCGGCGATTGGGAGACCTTCTCCTGGATGGATTTAGGCCTGCACTAA
- a CDS encoding substrate-binding domain-containing protein — translation MNSLASVELLDNLIINQRTSDMPLYAQVRLALSNLIDEYFDDGEQFWTEAVLTERLGVSKITIRRAMQELSREGVLVRRVSKGTVVRKSDENKTTDYRVGIIAVCLGSEASINDLIQECQNRGRRADVFYVTETDTPSSIFAKVEHSPRQIRFILLANPTDITRDLQRTFSQWRYHTVNIDTLIAGYPGAFVGVDDAAGIRLGVDHLIALGHRRITLLVNEPMSHGTIVTRVNTFDDYTRENQILEARVVHCSTSSWKDSFQAAYDNMPAVMGQRITPTAIFTVSDAGAFGVLKWCAENGVRVPQEVSVLGFDNISTGKFTQPALSTIAQPHAEIVQKALDLLHDASDEPTHVLLPPTLLIRESTASVNS, via the coding sequence ATGAACAGCCTTGCCTCCGTTGAACTGCTAGACAATCTCATCATTAACCAGCGAACGTCGGACATGCCGCTCTACGCGCAAGTGCGTCTCGCGTTAAGCAACCTGATCGACGAGTACTTCGACGACGGAGAGCAATTTTGGACAGAGGCTGTGCTCACGGAGCGACTGGGCGTCTCCAAGATTACGATCCGCAGGGCGATGCAGGAGCTGTCACGGGAAGGCGTCTTGGTCCGGCGCGTTTCGAAAGGCACGGTTGTCCGCAAAAGCGACGAAAATAAGACGACGGACTACCGGGTCGGGATCATCGCGGTATGCCTTGGCTCCGAAGCCAGCATCAACGATTTGATTCAGGAGTGCCAGAATCGTGGCCGGCGGGCAGACGTATTTTACGTCACGGAGACGGACACGCCGTCGAGCATCTTCGCCAAGGTCGAACATTCGCCACGCCAAATCCGTTTCATTCTTCTGGCGAATCCGACCGACATCACACGCGATTTGCAGCGGACATTTTCACAATGGCGCTACCATACGGTGAACATCGATACGCTGATCGCCGGTTATCCGGGGGCGTTTGTCGGCGTCGATGACGCGGCGGGCATTCGGCTCGGGGTGGACCATCTGATCGCCCTGGGCCACCGGCGCATTACTCTCCTGGTGAACGAGCCAATGTCGCATGGGACGATCGTGACGCGCGTCAATACATTTGACGACTATACGCGCGAAAACCAGATCTTGGAAGCGCGCGTCGTGCATTGCTCCACCAGCAGCTGGAAAGATTCGTTCCAGGCCGCCTACGATAATATGCCGGCGGTCATGGGCCAGCGGATCACCCCCACGGCCATCTTTACCGTCTCCGACGCCGGAGCGTTCGGGGTGCTGAAATGGTGCGCGGAGAATGGCGTCCGTGTGCCTCAGGAAGTCAGTGTCCTGGGCTTCGACAACATTTCCACCGGAAAATTCACACAGCCGGCGCTTTCAACGATCGCGCAGCCGCATGCGGAAATCGTCCAAAAAGCGCTCGACCTCCTCCATGACGCCAGCGACGAGCCGACCCATGTGCTCCTCCCGCCCACCCTCCTGATCCGCGAAAGCACCGCGTCCGTGAACTCCTGA
- a CDS encoding DUF1559 domain-containing protein — translation MNLNNRNAKKAFTLIELLVVIAIIAILAAILFPVFAKAREKARQTACSSNLKQLGLATMQYNQDYDEKFPASNWYGSGWESRLFPYVKSPGVFVCPDDGTPQTGTPTGTAYPISYAENAVIAGYGGATASSNPYGNYTGGCPLSVMAAPASTVMLYECQGQQILIGNPMEGVGDILPRGDTGIAIGPTGANACATYGKQPSWEVPLAANRHDATSFLNPYLMADGHVKALRVTQVGDPCGGSNPDNLVQDGPGLGAGPSVNNLRNFAVTFQIQ, via the coding sequence ATGAACCTGAACAATCGGAATGCGAAGAAAGCATTCACTTTGATTGAATTACTAGTTGTTATCGCAATAATTGCGATTCTTGCCGCGATCCTGTTTCCAGTATTCGCCAAGGCGCGCGAGAAGGCCCGGCAGACCGCCTGCTCTTCCAATCTGAAGCAGCTTGGCCTGGCCACCATGCAATACAATCAGGACTACGATGAAAAGTTTCCCGCCAGCAACTGGTATGGAAGCGGATGGGAATCTCGGCTCTTCCCTTATGTGAAGTCCCCCGGCGTTTTTGTGTGCCCGGACGACGGGACGCCGCAGACGGGAACGCCGACCGGTACGGCCTATCCCATCTCCTATGCGGAAAATGCAGTCATCGCTGGTTACGGCGGCGCCACGGCGTCCAGCAATCCTTACGGCAATTACACGGGGGGATGCCCGCTGTCGGTAATGGCGGCGCCGGCCTCCACGGTGATGCTTTACGAATGTCAGGGGCAGCAGATCCTCATCGGCAACCCGATGGAAGGCGTCGGCGACATCCTTCCGCGAGGAGATACCGGAATCGCCATCGGCCCGACCGGCGCGAACGCTTGCGCCACCTACGGAAAGCAGCCCAGTTGGGAAGTTCCGCTGGCCGCGAACCGTCATGACGCGACATCGTTCCTAAACCCGTATCTGATGGCCGATGGGCATGTCAAGGCGCTGCGCGTCACCCAGGTCGGCGATCCCTGCGGCGGCTCCAATCCGGACAATCTCGTCCAGGACGGACCGGGCCTGGGCGCCGGACCCAGTGTGAACAACCTGCGGAACTTCGCGGTGACGTTTCAGATCCAGTAA
- a CDS encoding helix-turn-helix domain-containing protein yields the protein MIKDRIEIDLPEYLHLLTGHYDKDPGYRSIREKGTDDWLVIATLGGSGRFGSGDDAILTRRLDVVLTRPGVAHDYGSAPGADHWELLWAHFQPRPHWYNWLIWSAGDGPMAVRLSEERWEQALACLRRSHQLASSTQTHGLDFAMNALEEMILVCHSQVMQAQPTMDERITSVLQYIHSHLTEKVSVQLLADMTALSPSRLAHLFQKQVGVAPMQYLDLQRIERSKLLLERTSSGIKHIAEEVGMDPVYFSLRFKQHTGVSPRRYRQRALTGEQHA from the coding sequence ATGATCAAGGATCGAATAGAAATCGACCTGCCGGAGTACCTGCATCTTTTGACAGGTCACTACGACAAAGATCCCGGCTATCGTTCGATACGCGAGAAGGGGACGGACGACTGGCTGGTGATTGCGACGCTGGGGGGATCGGGGCGTTTTGGATCGGGTGATGACGCCATCCTGACGCGCCGGCTCGATGTGGTGCTGACGCGTCCGGGCGTGGCGCATGACTACGGCTCGGCGCCGGGCGCGGATCACTGGGAGCTGCTCTGGGCGCATTTCCAGCCGCGCCCGCACTGGTACAACTGGCTGATCTGGTCGGCCGGCGACGGCCCGATGGCGGTGCGACTGTCGGAGGAGCGCTGGGAACAGGCCCTGGCGTGTCTGCGCCGCAGCCATCAATTGGCGTCGAGCACGCAGACGCACGGTCTGGACTTCGCGATGAACGCCCTGGAGGAGATGATCCTGGTGTGCCACAGCCAGGTGATGCAGGCGCAGCCGACGATGGACGAGCGGATCACGAGCGTCCTTCAATACATCCACAGCCATCTGACCGAAAAAGTCAGCGTGCAGCTTCTCGCCGATATGACCGCCCTATCGCCGTCGCGGCTCGCCCATCTGTTCCAGAAACAAGTCGGCGTCGCGCCCATGCAGTACCTCGACCTCCAGCGGATTGAGCGCTCAAAGCTGCTGCTGGAGCGCACCAGCAGCGGGATCAAGCACATCGCCGAGGAAGTCGGCATGGACCCGGTCTATTTTTCGCTGCGCTTCAAGCAGCACACAGGCGTTAGCCCGCGCCGATACCGGCAGCGGGCGCTGACGGGAGAGCAGCACGCATAA